Genomic window (Salvelinus alpinus chromosome 26, SLU_Salpinus.1, whole genome shotgun sequence):
ATTCAGAATTTGCTTGACTAAATACACTCCTAAACCACGTAAACAGTATATCTTCATAATTGTTACGGTTAAAGTCTGACAGTATTTCAGTCATCTGCACTATTGAACCCGGACGTTATGGCCTTTTATAGGTGAACCTTTGAGCTGATGTGCAAGTGATATTGCAATAAACATTTGATCATCTCGAGTTGTTCCGAGAAGAAACGCCATTTCAAGGTACAGACATGGCAGACCTTCTCCTTGAGAATTATCTTTCCTGCCATGTGTGTTCTGAGATTTATACAGACCCTGTGTCTCTTAGTTGCCTCCACAACTTTTGTTTCAGCTGTATTTCCAAGTTCTGGGATCAAACAAAAAATAGTAACTGTCCAATCTGTAAGAGGAAATTTTCCAAAAGAGTGGATGCCTAACTTTGCCCTGAAGGACCTGGCAGACTCATACACAAAGAGGGAGAAAAGGGTGTACGTCATTGACTCAATGACCGATGAAATGATCGGGTCTACAGGCTGTGggaaggaagagaagagggggtcCAAAGATTTACGGATGGAAGAAAAAAGGGAGCCCATAGAATCAGGTGTGGAAAAAAAGAGGGGTTCCACAGGCTCAGGGAGAGAATAAATAAGGGGGTCCACAGATTCAAGAACTGAAGAAAAGCAAGTTTTTCCTGGGCTGGCTGGACAGGTGTTGTGCAGTAAACATGCAGAGAAGCATAAGTGGTTTTGTATGGACGAGGGGAAAGCTGTGTGTAACGTCTGTGAAAATCCAACTCAACACTCTGGACACAAGGTCATTGCTATAGAAAAGGCTGTAGTTGACCTCAAGGTAAATGTGTGCATCTGTTTCAAATTTCTACATGTTCTACATGTTACTGGTATAATTTTGACATGGTTAGATTAAGTCACATCCCCTCTAACCTCACCTGGTGTAACCTGGTGTTGCTTGCCACTGCCACCTTAGCTGGCTTTTTAAAAATCAAATATAAGTTTATTGGTTGCctacacagatttgcaggtgtTATGTGCAGAAAAATggttatgttactagctccatcagtgcagtagaatgtctagcAAATAcaatacacatacacaaatattCAAAAAAAGTCTAAATAACAGTCCAAAGTAGATATATTAGACTGAGCAGTGTCAGAATCCAGAATATACAAATGTAGTGTGTATAGAAAATATATAATTTGGAGAAGAAaatggtatgtacagtagtaggtaTATTAGGATGAGATACAGTACattaagaaagtattcatacctctttactttttccacattttgttgtgttacagactgaatttaaaatgaataaCATTTCAatattgtgtcactgatctacacacaatatcccaaaaTGTtgaagtggaattttgttttaagacaacccctttgttatggcaagcctaaataagttcaggaggacaagtgtgcttaacaaatcacataataagttgcatgaactcattctgtgttcaataatagtggttaaaaATATTTTAGAATGACTACCCCtacctctgtaccccacacatacaattatctgtaaggtccctcaatcgagtagtgaatttcaagcacatagtcaaccacaaagaccagggatttTTTCAAAAATGTAGCCACActagcctacttgaccactgcctgaaactgtaacttaaagcgggtacagcctcagtgttcccaGTAAACCcgtgctggaagttgcacagaatttccATAACCTTAAATTTTGCGCTCAGCAGCCCTGAAATGTGTTCAGTGCCTACATTTGTTTTGAGGGACCATtgcagctaagcacaggaaaaatccttttagctaacccctcacctaaccctttaacctatctcctaaacttaaccctaacccctagtcaTTCTAACATTAgtcacctagctagaattcgtaacatgccatacattttgcaaattcataatatATACGTTTTTCAAATTCTTAACATATAATACggattgtaattcgtaacatatcatacgaaatgggtgatggacatccacaaattaatacataccatacaaaacagaacatatactaaatggagtgtcctggatttacctacagaataatatgaaatactctgagaccaggttgggctATATTAACAACCTGTACAATGTCACACAGGAAAAGCTGAAGCTGTACTTGAAGCCTATGCAGGACAATCTGAAGAAATGTACTGAGACTGAGAGAAAATACAAGCATATTGTTCAACACACAAAGGTAAGTGTATTGGCAATGGAAGcaacaaaataaaatacaaatatagaaTTTTATCTGAATTAAATTGAACAGACTTTTTTACTTTATACTtttttaattggttaatttattgtgttttctattagttgttctgaaatgttctAACTATTCTTCCATTTTTCTACCTTTCTAACAAAATCATGACATCATGAGCCCCAACCAGGTATTTTTGCTAATTAAGATGCTTCCTTGTCATAGACACAGTTGGTGGACACTGAGAGGCAGATAAAGGAGGCTTTTGAGAAGCTTCACCAGTTTCTGAGAGATGAAGAGAAGGCCAGACTAGGTGAGCTTCGGAAGGAAGAGCAGCAGAAGAGAGATACTATGACCACAGAAATGAAGATCATTCACGACCAAATCTCATCTCTTACAACGGGTATCACTACTTTGGAACAAGACTTAAAGAAGCAGGATTTGCGCTTTCTGAAGGTATGTACACAGTAATCCCAAAACTAGACTGCAAACATTGCATGTTGCATCTGTTAGTTAGGATAACGTACATACAATGCTAGTGGTTTAGTTTGAGGGTACGGATTAGATCATTTTACAGTATCACACCACAATATGCAGTGCAATCAATGTGATTGTGGGTGACGTATACTCCCCAAGGAGCTATTGCTGATAAGAATAGAGAGACATTACTGCAGCTTTTGGGATAGAATCCATTATGATGATGGCTTTGATTCCTTGTCTAAGGTTTAATCGGTTGTTTTCTGCATAGGATATTCCAACGGTTTCTTGACTTATTCTAGCATAATATGATTAACATTCAGCCTTTCTCTGTCTTATCATTGCTAGAGCTACAAAAACATCCAAATGAGGTACGTCCAATGTCTTTTCTTTCTCAATATCATACGGTATCTGCTTGTTACTGATATAGAGAAATTACTCCTCTTACACATAAacgatatggcctaaaaatcacATCTCAATATTTGAATGGATGGTGTTCATGAATTGTTGGAAGATCCTTGGTGTCAAGCTCAACCCAAGTACAATTGTACTGGAACACACCAATGTGCATCATCAATGATCAAGCAGAAATATGGAATCAAGCTGCCATATTGGATTAGCAATAAATCAAAGCATACTCTTAATTGATAAGTGCTACTCCTAACTTGACCAAAAACCTTAGAGACAGCAGGCAGAattgtgaaaaaatatatataatataacaccAAAACTTTCTGAAAGGGATTGTGTAGCTCAATGACTTGGTTTGAAGTATCTCAGATTGTTTGGGCATTAATTTAAAACATATCAGGTTAATTGATTTCCACAGTTTTTTTAATGCTAACATTAGCGGTTAGGAGGACTCATTCCTTGTCCATAGACTCCTTACAAGCTAAGGAGAACACTCACCCATTATTATGATTTACAGTTGTATAGCCCAGCTGCAGTGCACACCACAAGATCCTAAAATATTATCGGGAGTGCTCATAGATGTAGCCAAACACCTGGGTAACCTCAAGTTCAGAGTCTGGGAGAAGATGCTGGTGATTGCTAACCACAGTGAGTAACAGTTAAAAGAGCATATGTTTGTGATTAATATGTATTGTAGATGATAGAGTAggtttaaaataacattttatttgtgttACAACTTGTCTTTATAGTCAGTTTTCATGATGTAGCTATACCAAAGAAAAGGTATACACTGCATAGAACTAACAGAGTATCTCCTTATCTTCAAGCTCCTGTGATTATGGACCCCAACACTGCTCCCAGCTTTCTCACTTTGTCTGATGATCTGACCAGTGTGCGAAACTCAGGCACGCAGCAGATGCTGCCAGATAATCCAGAGCGATGCACGTTTAACGCAAAAATGTTGGGTTCTGAAGGGTTCACCTCAGGAAAGCACAGctgggaggtggaggtggggaacCACCCCAGCTGGAATTTGGGTGTGGCTAAAGATTCAATCAACAGAAAAGATAGGACATTCGCAAATCCTAAATATGGAATCTGGGCTATAGGTTTAGAAGACAGTGAGTATACAGATCCAGAGGCTAGGCTTCTTGCTCTGAAGAGGAGACCCCAAAGGGTTATGGTGCAACTAGACTACAGTGGAGGGGAATTGTCCTTCTATGACCCCCGTGACATGTAAAAAATCTACACTCACAAAGACACATTTAATGAGAGACTCTTCCCATACTTCTCTATTGGAAAATGTAAAGATGCCAGTGAACCTGGATTCATCCAGATCTGCCCCTCAAAGGTGTCTCTAAAAGTGATGTTATCGTAAATTTAACAAGGAATGTTTCATAGATAAAAGTATCATAGAAAGCCTTTCTAGTGGGATATGGTATGTCATTCCTCGTAGAAACTGAATAGAAATGTTCATGAAAGGTAGTATTTCATATTTAGTAGAAATTCAACAAATACATCATTTAGAGTCAGTGAGGAATATATCATGAACATGTGGATATTCAAATATACAGAGTTGGTGTCATATTAGTATGCTAATTCAACTTTAATGACAATCTAATCTACTTTAATGACAATCAAAGGGCATGTTATGAAACCCTTATATCAATTattaaaatgtaatatttaaatTGCTGCGGGTAATGATTGACTCTTCTACCCAGCTCGGCTTTTAGCTGTAAAGCTTTTGACACGTAGCGGTAAAGTTATTGTAACCTTTTCTTGATCCAATTCTTCCTTGTGTTCTCAGAAAGGAGGATGTATACGTAAGGCAATCGTAACACATTTATGAAAGCAATCATAATAAAGCTTTGTGTTGAAATAATCTGACTTGAGTTATTGTAGTACCGGATTCTAACACCAGAGGAGGCCTGTCTACCATTGGAAAAAGTTTGTCCTATTCTCTGGCCTACTATCCGAGTGTTAGTCTGCtactggctatccgtaaatgtaaaaaacaagaaaatggtgccgtctggtttgttgATTAAgggattttaaatgatttatactttcacTTTTAATACTtgagtatatttttgcaattacatttacttttgatacttaagtatatttaaaaccaaataattgaagacttttactcaagcagtattttactggttgactttcaattttacttaagtcattatctattaaggtatctttacttttattcaagtatgacaattgggtactttttccatctACCAACAAATTgaaacactcctcaaacacttaTTGGTTTTGCCGAAACGATCATCTCCCTCTTTCATGCTCTTGTGTTAGCAGAATGCCATCCATTGCTCAGTTCAATGAAAATTGCACTGTAGCCTTTCACTGTAGAATATGGATACAATTATATTGAATACCATTAATTGCAGGTAGACTCCGCAGGTTTTCAGATAAATGCACTCAATTCAAGATATAGacctttcaaaatacagaaagtgACATTTTAAATCCATAAGGTTAATTAAAGTATCAACTGTCATTTTATTACCGTTCATTGGCATATATTTGCATCAAACAGAGAACATACATAACTATTACTTATAGTAAACCTAATACATCATATTTTGTGATGCAATTCAAACTACCTTGATTTTTCACATATTCATTCATTCAGGCAGattcagtgcattcagaaagaattcagacccgttgacttgttccacattttgttacgttacagccttattctaaaatggattcaatagttttccccccctcactaatatacacacaataccccataatgacaaagcaacaacaggtttttagaaaattttgcaaaatgtatagaaaaaaatatcacatttactaagtattcagaccctttactttgttaaagcacctttggcagcaattacagccttgagtcttcttgggtatgatggtacaagcttggcacacctgtatttggagagtttctcccattcatctccgcagatcctctcaagctctgtcaggttaga
Coding sequences:
- the LOC139554822 gene encoding zinc-binding protein A33-like, whose translation is MKYSETRLGYINNLYNVTQEKLKLYLKPMQDNLKKCTETERKYKHIVQHTKTQLVDTERQIKEAFEKLHQFLRDEEKARLGELRKEEQQKRDTMTTEMKIIHDQISSLTTGITTLEQDLKKQDLRFLKSYKNIQMSCIAQLQCTPQDPKILSGVLIDVAKHLGNLKFRVWEKMLVIANHTPVIMDPNTAPSFLTLSDDLTSVRNSGTQQMLPDNPERCTFNAKMLGSEGFTSGKHSWEVEVGNHPSWNLGVAKDSINRKDRTFANPKYGIWAIGLEDSEYTDPEARLLALKRRPQRVMVQLDYSGGELSFYDPRDM